Proteins co-encoded in one Brassica rapa cultivar Chiifu-401-42 chromosome A02, CAAS_Brap_v3.01, whole genome shotgun sequence genomic window:
- the LOC103850781 gene encoding ultraviolet-B receptor UVR8 isoform X2: MIQVCAVKAGSMMSLAIDNAGGLWMWGNVPPQETGPEPRLSFTSVPIPFPIPEFNGRTVLKVACGDEHVVALVGSKETQESALYSWGNNHHGQLGLGDGESRARPQVVETFNQNSGLTVYDIACGSHHTALLTYKKDAPEGLSVCWTFGFGENGQLGRGSTKSSPVPEPVSELPEHAHLVSVDCGLFHTSVVSSEGYVWSWGMERGLGLCPDVNFSEVEAGDDSVPRKITGGSRFRDPVQVSCGAAHTVLVANGGYKMWSWGRGRNGLLGTGNVMDCYVPTPVFWPTNELKQDSEEAPKPDADGKSSSTEEIKQLQTKLMVMERYASILHGSIFGKPFNEEEDIPYSLRVSGYFDMGKEWGEMLESADKSQLVRLQAFYEDMISRVKDKVLQRRIQEIMKDCLQSSAPKH; the protein is encoded by the exons ATGATTCAG GTTTGTGCGGTTAAGGCTGGATCCATGATGTCGCTGGCCATTGATAACGCCGGAGGTCTTTGGATGTGGGGCAATGTTCCACCACAAGAGACCGGACCTGAGCCTCGTTTGTCTTTCACAAGCGTCCCGATTCCCTTTCCTATACCAGAGTTCAATGGCCGGACTGTTTTGAAGGTAGCATGTGGGGATGAACACGTTGTTGCTCTTGTTGGTTCTAAGGAGACCCAAGAATCTGCGTTGTATTCTTGGGGTAATAACCATCATGGCCAGTTAGGGCTTGGGGACGGAGAGAGCCGTGCAAGGCCTCAGGTTGTGGAGACGTTTAACCAGAACTCTGGTCTTACAGTCTACGACATAGCTTGCGGTTCACATCACACAGCTCTTCTCACCTACAAGAAGGATGCACCGGAAGGACTAAGCGTTTGCTGGACGTTCGGGTTTGGAGAAAACGGCCAGCTTGGGCGTGGGAGCACCAAGAGCTCACCGGTTCCAGAGCCGGTTTCAGAGCTCCCGGAACACGCTCACTTAGTTTCTGTAGACTGTGGGTTGTTCCACACGAGCGTGGTGTCGTCCGAGGGATACGTGTGGTCATGGGGGATGGAGAGGGGACTAGGGCTATGCCCTGATGTGAATTTCTCAGAAGTGGAAGCAGGAGACGACAGTGTACCGAGAAAGATAACCGGTGGGTCTAGATTTCGTGACCCGGTTCAGGTTTCTTGCGGGGCTGCACATACAGTTCTCGTGGCGAACGGTGGTTACAAGATGTGGTCATGGGGAAGAGGAAGAAACGGACTGCTAGGGACAGGGAATGTTATGGACTGTTATGTTCCCACCCCTGTCTTCTGGCCGACGAATGAGCTGAAACAGGACAGTGAAGAAGCACCTAAACCTGATGCTGATGGCAAAAGCTCGTCAACGGAGGAGATTAAACAGCTACAAACAAAGCTTATGGTGATGGAAAGATACGCAAGCATACTTCACGGATCCATATTTGGAAAGCCTTTCAACGAAGAGGAAGACATTCCGTATTCGTTACGGGTCTCCGGGTACTTCGATATGGGGAAAGAGTGGGGAGAGATGCTGGAGAGTGCTGATAAGAGTCAGCTTGTGAGGCTTCAAGCTTTCTACGAGGATATGATTAGTAGGGTGAAGGATAAGGTGTTGCAGAGAAGGATTCAGGAGATTATGAAAGATTGTCTTCAATCATCAGCCCCTAAACACTAG
- the LOC103850781 gene encoding ultraviolet-B receptor UVR8 isoform X1 has protein sequence MDVKTTPLQISEDLSRKITSLAAGEAHTIALTGDGCVYSWGRGMFGRIGTGRETDELVPARVEFDSPAARIVGIAAGAYHSLAVSDDGSVWCWGYNIYGQLGFDGENTLAPRLIQNFFEQEASSSSPDDSGREARSDLKVCAVKAGSMMSLAIDNAGGLWMWGNVPPQETGPEPRLSFTSVPIPFPIPEFNGRTVLKVACGDEHVVALVGSKETQESALYSWGNNHHGQLGLGDGESRARPQVVETFNQNSGLTVYDIACGSHHTALLTYKKDAPEGLSVCWTFGFGENGQLGRGSTKSSPVPEPVSELPEHAHLVSVDCGLFHTSVVSSEGYVWSWGMERGLGLCPDVNFSEVEAGDDSVPRKITGGSRFRDPVQVSCGAAHTVLVANGGYKMWSWGRGRNGLLGTGNVMDCYVPTPVFWPTNELKQDSEEAPKPDADGKSSSTEEIKQLQTKLMVMERYASILHGSIFGKPFNEEEDIPYSLRVSGYFDMGKEWGEMLESADKSQLVRLQAFYEDMISRVKDKVLQRRIQEIMKDCLQSSAPKH, from the exons ATGGATGTCAAAACGACGCCGTTACAGATCTCCGAAGATCTTTCCCGGAAAATCACATCTCTCGCCGCCGGCGAAGCGCACACCATCGCTCTAACTG GCGATGGATGTGTTTACTCGTGGGGAAGAGGAATGTTCGGGCGTATCGGCACGGGGAGAGAGACGGACGAGCTCGTTCCAGCTCGAGTCGAGTTCGATTCTCCAGCAGCTCGAATCGTTGGTATTGCTGCTGGTGCTTATCACAGCCTCGCTGTCTCAG ATGATGGCTCGGTTTGGTGTTGGGGTTATAACATTT ATGGCCAACTTGGTTTTGATGGGGAGAACACCTTGGCTCCACGCTTGATACAGAACTTCTTTGAACAAGAAGCATCTAGTTCTTCTCCTGATGATTCAGGTAGAGAAGCTAGATCAGATTTAAAG GTTTGTGCGGTTAAGGCTGGATCCATGATGTCGCTGGCCATTGATAACGCCGGAGGTCTTTGGATGTGGGGCAATGTTCCACCACAAGAGACCGGACCTGAGCCTCGTTTGTCTTTCACAAGCGTCCCGATTCCCTTTCCTATACCAGAGTTCAATGGCCGGACTGTTTTGAAGGTAGCATGTGGGGATGAACACGTTGTTGCTCTTGTTGGTTCTAAGGAGACCCAAGAATCTGCGTTGTATTCTTGGGGTAATAACCATCATGGCCAGTTAGGGCTTGGGGACGGAGAGAGCCGTGCAAGGCCTCAGGTTGTGGAGACGTTTAACCAGAACTCTGGTCTTACAGTCTACGACATAGCTTGCGGTTCACATCACACAGCTCTTCTCACCTACAAGAAGGATGCACCGGAAGGACTAAGCGTTTGCTGGACGTTCGGGTTTGGAGAAAACGGCCAGCTTGGGCGTGGGAGCACCAAGAGCTCACCGGTTCCAGAGCCGGTTTCAGAGCTCCCGGAACACGCTCACTTAGTTTCTGTAGACTGTGGGTTGTTCCACACGAGCGTGGTGTCGTCCGAGGGATACGTGTGGTCATGGGGGATGGAGAGGGGACTAGGGCTATGCCCTGATGTGAATTTCTCAGAAGTGGAAGCAGGAGACGACAGTGTACCGAGAAAGATAACCGGTGGGTCTAGATTTCGTGACCCGGTTCAGGTTTCTTGCGGGGCTGCACATACAGTTCTCGTGGCGAACGGTGGTTACAAGATGTGGTCATGGGGAAGAGGAAGAAACGGACTGCTAGGGACAGGGAATGTTATGGACTGTTATGTTCCCACCCCTGTCTTCTGGCCGACGAATGAGCTGAAACAGGACAGTGAAGAAGCACCTAAACCTGATGCTGATGGCAAAAGCTCGTCAACGGAGGAGATTAAACAGCTACAAACAAAGCTTATGGTGATGGAAAGATACGCAAGCATACTTCACGGATCCATATTTGGAAAGCCTTTCAACGAAGAGGAAGACATTCCGTATTCGTTACGGGTCTCCGGGTACTTCGATATGGGGAAAGAGTGGGGAGAGATGCTGGAGAGTGCTGATAAGAGTCAGCTTGTGAGGCTTCAAGCTTTCTACGAGGATATGATTAGTAGGGTGAAGGATAAGGTGTTGCAGAGAAGGATTCAGGAGATTATGAAAGATTGTCTTCAATCATCAGCCCCTAAACACTAG
- the LOC103850782 gene encoding uncharacterized protein LOC103850782 isoform X2: MNVLAICNFDMRFIYAYVGVPGRAHDTKVLTYCATEEASFPHPPAGKYYLVDSGYPTRTGYLGPHRKTRYHIDQFNRGGPPSNTRELFNRKHSGLRSMIERTFGVWKAKWRVLDRKHPKYELKKWIKIVTATMALHNFIRDSQHGDTDFSYWEGVESYEQHGDDQEEHVGYIPQGDRLMESVRHCITMEMARGTRLPY; encoded by the coding sequence ATGAATGTGCTGGCTATTTGTAATTTTGACATGAGGTTCATCTACGCTTATGTTGGAGTTCCCGGGAGAGCACATGACACGAAGGTGCTAACATACTGTGCTACTGAAGAAGCTTCTTTTCCTCACCCACCAGCTGGAAAATACTACTTGGTCGACTCAGGTTACCCAACCAGAACTGGTTACTTAGGTCCTCATCGCAAGACTAGATACCATATAGATCAGTTCAACAGAGGAGGTCCACCATCAAACACTAGGGAATTGTTCAACCGCAAGCACTCCGGTTTAAGATCAATGATTGAGAGGACTTTTGGTGTTTGGAAAGCCAAGTGGAGAGTTTTAGACAGAAAACATCCCAAGTATGAGTTGAAGAAATGGATAAAGATTGTGACAGCAACCATGGCCCTCCACAACTTTATTCGAGATTCACAACATGGAGATACTGATTTTTCTTATTGGGAAGGAGTGGAATCATATGAACAGCATGGTGATGATCAAGAAGAGCATGTGGGATACATTCCGCAGGGTGATAGACTGATGGAGAGTGTGCGTCACTGTATTACTATGGAGATGGCAAGAGGAACTAGACTTCCATACTAG
- the LOC103850782 gene encoding putative nuclease HARBI1 isoform X1, whose product MSNHVGILDGTHIAVRPPSGNSEPFRGRKGEPTMNVLAICNFDMRFIYAYVGVPGRAHDTKVLTYCATEEASFPHPPAGKYYLVDSGYPTRTGYLGPHRKTRYHIDQFNRGGPPSNTRELFNRKHSGLRSMIERTFGVWKAKWRVLDRKHPKYELKKWIKIVTATMALHNFIRDSQHGDTDFSYWEGVESYEQHGDDQEEHVGYIPQGDRLMESVRHCITMEMARGTRLPY is encoded by the coding sequence ATGAGCAACCATGTTGGAATATTAGATGGAACTCATATTGCTGTCCGTCCACCATCTGGGAATAGTGAGCCATTTAGAGGTAGAAAAGGTGAACCAACCATGAATGTGCTGGCTATTTGTAATTTTGACATGAGGTTCATCTACGCTTATGTTGGAGTTCCCGGGAGAGCACATGACACGAAGGTGCTAACATACTGTGCTACTGAAGAAGCTTCTTTTCCTCACCCACCAGCTGGAAAATACTACTTGGTCGACTCAGGTTACCCAACCAGAACTGGTTACTTAGGTCCTCATCGCAAGACTAGATACCATATAGATCAGTTCAACAGAGGAGGTCCACCATCAAACACTAGGGAATTGTTCAACCGCAAGCACTCCGGTTTAAGATCAATGATTGAGAGGACTTTTGGTGTTTGGAAAGCCAAGTGGAGAGTTTTAGACAGAAAACATCCCAAGTATGAGTTGAAGAAATGGATAAAGATTGTGACAGCAACCATGGCCCTCCACAACTTTATTCGAGATTCACAACATGGAGATACTGATTTTTCTTATTGGGAAGGAGTGGAATCATATGAACAGCATGGTGATGATCAAGAAGAGCATGTGGGATACATTCCGCAGGGTGATAGACTGATGGAGAGTGTGCGTCACTGTATTACTATGGAGATGGCAAGAGGAACTAGACTTCCATACTAG